One Anthonomus grandis grandis chromosome 13, icAntGran1.3, whole genome shotgun sequence DNA segment encodes these proteins:
- the LOC126744174 gene encoding piggyBac transposable element-derived protein 4-like, whose product MPQLWDYWSTKSLYQNRIPTIISRNRFEGILGMFHVSDNEKDRPSDDQLYKMSEFLDMRQKKFKSSYMPEKDICIDESNVPFRGRIYFRQYIPNKRHRYGIKLFKLCVSGGYTWDFKVYTGREKSSEFAVSEKVVMELMEGLLDSGRTLYTDNWYTSVSLAKRLIDRKTHLVGTIRANRKGNPQEVIKEKLNRGGIVARQDNDKTVVLKWKDKRDVIMLSTKHDDSTVTLAKKGKEVIKPKVIVDYNQGKTFIDLSDQMSAYAPFLKRTSKWYKRLVFHLITAITIVNALHLYNKINKKKISITTFKEEVVSGLIENDEKLNTVSRPSTSKTQCCTLKEVEGQKRVTRKRCTKCYSTMSMAHNAAYARKNAKKVNSICVPCNIPLCITCFQKHLA is encoded by the coding sequence ATGCCTCAGTTATGGGATTATTGGTCAACCAAATCGTTGTACCAAAATCGCATACCCACAATTATAAGTAGAAACAGATTTGAAGGTATTTTGGGCATGTTCCATGTAAGTGATAATGAGAAGGACAGACCCTCTGATGACCAACTTTACAAAATGTCCGAATTTCTTGACATGCGGCAAAAGAAATTTAAGTCCTCCTACATGCCCGAAAAAGACATTTGTATCGACGAAAGTAACGTCCCGTTTCGAGGACGcatttatttcagacaatataTACCCAATAAGCGACACCGCTACGGTATAAAGCTTTTCAAGTTGTGTGTATCTGGAGGATACACCTGGGATTTCAAAGTATATACCGGCAGAGAAAAATCAAGTGAATTTGCAGTTTCTGAAAAGGTAGTCATGGAATTGATGGAAGGTCTTTTGGACAGTGGCCGCACACTTTACACTGACAACTGGTACACGAGCGTATCATTAGCCAAAAGACTGATTGACCGAAAAACGCATTTAGTTGGTACAATTAGAGCAAACCGCAAAGGTAATCCTCAGGAAGTAATAAAGGAAAAGTTGAATCGAGGTGGAATTGTAGCTCGGCAAGATAATGACAAAACTGTAGTCCTGAAGTGGAAGGATAAGAGAGACGTCATCATGCTAAGCACCAAACACGATGATTCTACCGTTACTTTAGCAAAGAAAGGAAAGGAAGTTATTAAACCGAAAGTAATTGTTGACTATAATCAGGGCAAGACCTTTATCGACTTGTCGGATCAAATGTCAGCATACGCGCCTTTTTTAAAGCGAACTTCAAAATGGTACAAACGCCTAGTGTTTCATCTCATTACTGCTATAACAATAGTAAACGCGTTacatctttacaataaaataaacaagaaaaaaatcagcatcACCACTTTCAAAGAAGAGGTAGTTTCAGGTCTCATTGAAAACGACGAAAAACTTAATACTGTTTCTCGTCCTTCCACGTCAAAAACGCAATGCTGCACGTTGAAGGAAGTGGAAGGCCAAAAACGAGTTACTCGAAAGAGATGCACTAAATGCTACAGCACCATGTCAATGGCTCACAATGCTGCGTACGCccgaaaaaatgcgaaaaaggtCAATTCAATTTGTGTACCGTGTAATATTCCCCTTTGTATTACTTGCTTCCAAAAACATTTGGCTTAA
- the LOC126743860 gene encoding oocyte zinc finger protein XlCOF6-like, whose protein sequence is MQKNQFQLALSDFNKICRVCLTKSEGLQSVYEVNFPSEGHCDPLDVRKLFKKYCDLEICPTDEKPQQICLVCIKLLYDSCNFFKKCAESNDVLEDIIRQETVKIEIESAKLEPALLKRKRTKSHDAKYHSESEDDVFVEDNDSDWDPSNDQENVDLKEDDFNAEKTKIDDDFNTSDEESLALKGKKITRKRKLEEKTRSKKLLTRRGRRKKTDQNEIKPDPDECDIENTSELVCRLCGLTLSDINASIQHYDESHAPELEVNECIFCQKPKVYKLRDNLLYHMALHSKDSIKCIPCMKYFKTKELLEEHLNECFKVDIKSIKLDLDENCKKDDGSVVTQLQNTQLSQKILKQTQYDGAFKCQLCQEHLGEIDSVIEHFEKVHLADLSCIICKRTFTKPVPLFHLGLHSTKSHICRPCRLFFKTKEEYDKHCAKFDHDKSLTCKICGKKFTRNYKKNKHMLSHLKEKNYSCNKCGKTFTYKTSLVRHFKMHFGKRFLCSSCGNAYTTKFMLQRHIRIMHTMVDEDGKPLPKPPPKPVKLQCEFCGEIFTTKYGYGRHIRRHPEFREFKCKICSFMCDTREQLDVHMEEKHNKHTCDVCGKRFPFESELKTHHRKHEDMESSRFRCDVCGKTARTQTQLKVHYRIHTGERPFSCEICGKSFKQTAHLKVHMFQHTGKMPFKCMVCEKSFPFQHVMEIHMRTHTGEKPFLCVICGNAYHDRSTMQKHQKKKHPEMPIQKVGRSDYSISKLE, encoded by the exons atgcaaaaaaatcagTTCCAGTTAGCATTAAgtgactttaataaaatatgccgAGTATGCTTAACAAAATCCGAGGGTTTACAGTCGGTTTATGAGGTAAATTTCCCTAGTGAGGGGCACTGTGATCCCTTAGATGtgaggaaattatttaaaaaatattgtgattTAGAG ATTTGTCCAACTGATGAAAAACCTCAACAAATTTGTTTAGTTTGTATAAAACTACTGTATGATTCttgcaattttttcaaaaaatgtgcCGAATCCAATGACGTTTTGGAAGATATAATACGCCAGGAAACAGTTAAAATCGAAATTGAAAGTGCAAAACTTGAGCCAGCCCTATTGAAAAGGAAAAGGACTAAAAGCCATGATGCAAAATATCACAGTGAATCTGAAGATGATGTATTTGTTGAAGACAATGACTCAGATTGGGATCCCTCAAATGATCAAGAAAATGTTGACTTAAAAGAGGATGATTTTAATGCAGAAAAGACTAAAATTGATGATGATTTTAATACCTCTGATGAAGAATCTTTGGCATTAAAAGGAAAGAAAATTACTa GAAAGAGGAAACTAGAAGAAAAGACTAGATCCAAAAAACTGTTAACAAGGAGAGGCAGGAGAAAAAAAACTGATCAAAATGAAATCAAACCTGATCCAGATGAATGTGACATCGAAAATACTTCAGAACTTGTGTGTAGACTATGTGGTCTAACTTTAAGTGACATAAATGCATCTATTCAGCATTATGATGAAAGTCATGCACCTGAGCTTGAAGTCAATGAATGCATCTTTTGCCAAAAACCTAAAGTCTACAAGCTTCGGGATAATTTACTTTATCATATGGCCCTTCATTCCAAAGACAGTATTAAATGTATTCcttgtatgaaatattttaagacaaaagaACTGCTTGAGGAACATCTGAATGAATGTTTTAAGGTGGATATTAAGAGTATTAAGTTAGATCTGGatgaaaactgtaaaaaag ATGATGGTAGTGTAGTTACTCAGCTGCAAAATACTCAGTTATCCCAAAAGATACTGAAACAAACTCAATATGATGGTGCATTTAAATGTCAGCTCTGTCAAGAGCACTTAGGGGAAATTGACTCTGTAATAGAACATTTTGAAAAAGTCCATTTAGCAGACCTAAGTTGTATCATTTGTAAGAGGACATTCACAAAACCAGTGCCATTGTTTCACTTGGGGTTACACTCTACAAAGTCACACATATGCAGACCCTGCAGGTTATTTTTTAAGACTAAGGAGGAATATGATAAGCATTGTGCTAAGTTTGATCATGACAAAAGCCTAACTTGTAAAATTTGCGGAAAGAAGTTTACTAGGAACTacaaaaag AATAAACACATGCTTAGTCACCTAAAAGAAAAGAACTACTCATGTAATAAATGTGGAAAGACATTTACTTATAAGACAAGTTTAGTAAGgcattttaaaatgcattttggTAAAAGGTTTCTTTGCTCTTCTTGTGGAAATG CTTATACAACAAAGTTCATGTTACAAAGGCACATTAGAATCATGCATACAATGGTTGATGAAGATGGAAAACCTCTGCCTAAACCA CCACCAAAACCAGTCAAGCTTCAGTGTGAATTTTGTGGGGAAATATTTACAACTAAATATGGATATGGTAGGCATATAAGAAGGCATCCGGAGTTTAGGGAGTTCAAATGTAAAATTTGCTCTTTTATGTGTGATACAAGG gagCAGCTGGACGTTCACATGGAAGAGAAACACAACAAACACACTTGTGATGTTTGCGGAAAACGTTTTCCTTTTGAAAGCGAGCTTAAGACCCATCATAGAAAGCATGAAGACATGGAAAGTTCGCGTTTTAG ATGTGATGTGTGCGGTAAGACAGCAAGGACACAAACCCAACTAAAAGTCCACTACAGAATTCATACAGGGGAGCGCCCATTCTCATGCGAAATATGTGGGAAATCGTTTAAACAAACGGCGCATCTTAAGGTGCACATGTTCCAGCACACTGGAAAAATGCCCTTCAAATGCATGGTGTGTGAAAAATCGTTTCCCTTTCAACATGTTATGGAGATCCATATGCGTACTCATACTG gtGAAAAGCCATTTTTGTGTGTTATTTGTGGGAATGCGTATCACGATAGGTCCACCATGCAAAAACATCAGAAAAAGAAGCATCCAGAAATGCCTATACAAAAAGTGGGAAGGTCTGATTATTCCATTAGCAAATTAGagtaa